Proteins from one Streptomyces genisteinicus genomic window:
- a CDS encoding GNAT family N-acetyltransferase: MTDVTSAKSVRRPHHWRRDLVELAAMFTAVVVADAVAKLVVHGPDGPVLLVVAAVTLVATAAFHTWWARRHSHAPPPEPAVPGAGADGDGTPRETVLWRMRTTVEDAPGSLAALCSALAALDVDILTLQTHPLAHGTVDEFLLRAPAGLDAQRLTREVAAAGGTSTWTERADAHDLVDTPTRVLGLATRTALDAAELPLALRQLLGRCTIRSRPAQTLGGRSTGPLPPVEGVLEETVMRLRDPGGGTITVERPYLPFTPTEFARARALVELDARLGPRVPRSQDVLTLPEGNEITVRRADQDDVAQAVAMHERCSDRTLSLRYHGPVGDADRYLNHLLGPRHGRTLAVQTASGRLVALGHLLWDGDETEVALLVEDDWQRRGIGSELLRRLVAMAGEAGCDSVYAVTQSSNTGMVAAMRGLGLPLDYQIEEGTLVVTARLDAAQGRRPAARFEQAEH; the protein is encoded by the coding sequence ATGACTGATGTGACTTCTGCGAAGAGTGTCCGCCGCCCGCACCACTGGCGGCGCGACCTCGTCGAACTGGCCGCCATGTTCACCGCCGTGGTGGTCGCCGACGCCGTCGCCAAGCTGGTGGTGCACGGACCCGACGGCCCCGTCCTGCTCGTCGTCGCCGCCGTGACGCTGGTCGCCACGGCCGCGTTCCACACATGGTGGGCACGGCGCCACAGCCATGCGCCCCCACCGGAACCGGCCGTGCCGGGCGCCGGGGCGGACGGTGACGGCACGCCGCGCGAGACGGTCCTGTGGCGGATGCGGACGACCGTCGAGGACGCGCCGGGCAGCCTGGCGGCCCTGTGCTCGGCACTCGCCGCCCTCGACGTGGACATCCTGACGCTCCAGACGCACCCCCTCGCGCACGGCACGGTCGACGAGTTCCTGCTGCGCGCCCCGGCCGGGCTCGACGCGCAGCGGCTCACCCGCGAGGTCGCCGCGGCGGGCGGCACCAGCACCTGGACCGAGCGGGCCGACGCCCACGACCTGGTCGACACGCCGACCCGGGTGCTGGGTCTCGCCACCCGCACCGCGCTCGACGCCGCCGAACTCCCGCTGGCGCTGCGGCAGCTGCTCGGGCGCTGCACCATCCGCTCGCGCCCCGCGCAGACCCTCGGCGGGCGCTCCACGGGTCCGCTGCCCCCGGTGGAGGGCGTCCTGGAGGAGACCGTGATGCGGCTGCGCGACCCGGGCGGCGGCACGATCACCGTCGAGCGGCCGTACCTGCCGTTCACCCCGACCGAGTTCGCCCGCGCACGGGCCCTGGTGGAACTGGACGCACGGCTGGGCCCGCGCGTCCCGCGCAGCCAGGACGTGCTCACCCTGCCCGAGGGCAACGAGATCACCGTCCGCCGCGCCGACCAGGACGATGTGGCGCAGGCGGTCGCCATGCACGAGCGCTGCTCCGACCGGACGCTGTCGCTGCGCTACCACGGCCCCGTCGGCGACGCGGACCGCTACCTCAACCACCTGCTCGGCCCGCGCCACGGGCGCACGCTCGCCGTGCAGACCGCCTCGGGCCGCCTGGTCGCGCTCGGCCACCTGCTCTGGGACGGCGACGAGACCGAGGTCGCCCTGCTGGTGGAGGACGACTGGCAGCGCCGCGGCATCGGCTCCGAACTGCTGCGGCGTCTGGTCGCCATGGCCGGGGAGGCCGGCTGCGACAGCGTCTACGCGGTGACGCAGTCGTCCAACACCGGCATGGTCGCGGCCATGCGGGGGCTGGGGCTGCCGCTGGACTACCAGATCGAGGAGGGAACCCTGGTCGTCACGGCCCGCCTGGACGCGGCGCAGGGCCGCCGCCCGGCCGCGCGCTTCGAGCAGGCCGAGCACTGA
- a CDS encoding trans-sulfuration enzyme family protein — protein sequence MENAASAVPAPRALATDAVHAGREDLAELGLHAPPLDFSTTYPSYDAAGEAARIDAFAETGARLEGPPVYARLDNPTTARFETALATLEGTEAAVAFASGMAALTAVLLARASSTGLRHVVAVRPLYGCSDHLLNAGLLGTEVTWTDPAGIADALRPDTGLVMVETPANPTLAEVDLRAVRHACGSVPLLVDNTFATPVLQRPVEHGARLVLHSATKYLGGHGDVMGGVVACDEEFARTLRQVRFATGGVLHPLAGYLLLRGLSTLPVRVRAASTTAADLARRLAADPRIARVHYPSVGGAMVAFETYGDPRAVIAGVRLITPAVSLGSVDTLIQHPASISHRIVAEGDRRSAGVSDRLLRMSVGLEDVEDLWRDLTQALGGGPLRAVDAEVPAVLAP from the coding sequence ATGGAGAACGCAGCTTCGGCCGTACCCGCACCCAGGGCGCTGGCCACCGACGCCGTGCACGCAGGACGCGAGGACCTCGCGGAACTGGGCCTGCACGCCCCGCCGCTCGACTTTTCCACCACCTACCCCTCGTACGACGCCGCCGGAGAAGCGGCGCGGATCGACGCGTTCGCCGAGACGGGCGCGCGGCTGGAGGGCCCGCCGGTCTACGCCCGGCTGGACAACCCCACCACCGCCCGCTTCGAGACGGCCCTCGCCACCCTGGAGGGCACCGAGGCGGCCGTGGCCTTCGCCAGCGGGATGGCGGCGCTGACCGCGGTCCTGCTGGCGCGGGCGAGCAGCACCGGCCTGCGGCACGTCGTGGCCGTCCGGCCGTTGTACGGGTGCAGCGACCATCTGCTGAACGCGGGACTGCTCGGCACCGAGGTCACCTGGACCGACCCGGCGGGCATCGCCGACGCGCTGCGTCCCGACACCGGTCTCGTCATGGTGGAGACGCCCGCCAACCCCACCCTCGCCGAGGTCGACCTGCGGGCCGTGCGCCACGCCTGCGGCTCCGTGCCGCTCCTCGTCGACAACACCTTCGCGACGCCGGTGCTCCAGCGGCCCGTCGAGCACGGCGCCCGGCTGGTGCTGCACAGCGCCACCAAGTACCTGGGCGGTCACGGCGACGTGATGGGCGGTGTGGTGGCCTGCGACGAGGAGTTCGCGCGCACCCTGCGCCAGGTGCGCTTCGCGACCGGCGGAGTGCTCCACCCGCTGGCCGGCTACCTCCTGCTGCGCGGCCTGTCCACGCTGCCGGTCCGGGTCCGGGCGGCCTCGACGACGGCCGCCGACCTCGCACGCCGGCTGGCCGCCGACCCGCGGATCGCCCGGGTGCACTACCCGTCGGTCGGCGGGGCGATGGTCGCCTTCGAGACGTACGGCGACCCGCGCGCGGTGATCGCCGGTGTCCGGCTGATCACCCCCGCGGTCAGCCTCGGCAGCGTCGACACGCTCATCCAGCACCCCGCGTCCATCAGCCACCGCATCGTCGCGGAGGGGGACCGGCGCTCGGCCGGGGTGAGCGACCGGCTGCTGAGGATGTCCGTGGGCCTCGAGGACGTCGAGGACCTCTGGCGGGACCTGACCCAGGCCCTGGGCGGCGGGCCGCTGCGCGCCGTGGACGCCGAGGTCCCGGCCGTGCTCGCCCCCTGA
- a CDS encoding Lrp/AsnC family transcriptional regulator codes for MAESVALDPVDLHILRLLQNDARTTYRELAAEVGVAPSTCLDRVTRLRRSGVITGHRLALDPARLGRGLQALLMVQVRPHRRELIGPFVERIRALPESLALFHLTGPDDYLVHVAVTDMADLQRLVLDEFTSQREVARVETRLIFQQWECGPLLPPASGRQASEGG; via the coding sequence ATGGCCGAATCCGTCGCACTGGATCCGGTGGACCTCCATATCCTCCGCCTCCTGCAGAACGACGCCCGGACGACCTACCGCGAGCTGGCGGCGGAGGTCGGCGTGGCGCCGTCCACCTGCCTCGACCGCGTCACGCGGCTGCGGCGCTCCGGGGTGATCACCGGACACCGGCTCGCCCTCGACCCCGCCCGCCTCGGCCGCGGTCTCCAGGCACTGCTGATGGTGCAGGTGCGTCCGCACCGGCGGGAGCTGATCGGCCCCTTCGTCGAGCGCATCAGAGCACTGCCCGAGTCGCTCGCCCTGTTCCACCTCACCGGTCCCGACGACTACCTGGTGCACGTCGCCGTGACCGACATGGCCGATCTCCAGCGCCTGGTTCTCGACGAGTTCACCTCGCAGCGGGAGGTCGCCCGGGTCGAGACGCGCCTCATCTTCCAGCAGTGGGAGTGCGGTCCGCTGCTCCCGCCGGCATCGGGCCGTCAGGCGTCCGAGGGCGGATGA
- a CDS encoding DUF885 domain-containing protein, with amino-acid sequence MPASSSALPRQVADAYVDALVELDPITGTYLGVEKSNRLLPDFSPAGQQESAALARRTLALLGEAETRPGADAEAERRCARLLRERLTAQLAVRDADEDLRTVSNLRSPAHSVRQVFTLMPTGTAEEWSAVAERLRAVPRALEGYRASLALGLERKLYGGPRATATFVGQMTEWIGGGHSWFEEFVSSGPASLRVELDVAARTATQALVDLRDWVRDVYAPAIEGAPDTVGRERYARWVRYFNGTDLDLDEAYAYGWSEYHRLLAEMRTEADRILPGAGPWEALAHLDDHGTHIEGVDEVREWLQRLMDEAIDALDGTHFELAERVRRVESCIAPPGSAAAPYYTSPSEDFSRPGRTWLPTMGETRFPVYDLVSTWYHEGVPGHHLQLAQWAHVADQLSRYQATVGTVSANCEGWALYAERLMDELGHLPDPERRLGYLDAQMMRACRVIIDIGMHLELEIPADSPFHPGERWTPELAQEFFGSHSGRPADFVESELTRYLSMPAQAIGYKLGERAWLLGRENARRAHGDSFDAKAWHMAALSQGPLGLDDLVEELSRL; translated from the coding sequence ATGCCAGCTTCCAGCAGCGCACTGCCGCGCCAGGTCGCCGACGCCTACGTCGACGCACTCGTCGAGCTCGATCCGATCACCGGGACGTATCTGGGGGTCGAGAAGAGCAACCGCCTCCTCCCGGACTTCTCCCCCGCCGGCCAGCAGGAGTCGGCCGCGCTCGCCCGCCGGACCCTCGCCCTGCTCGGCGAGGCCGAGACCAGGCCCGGCGCCGACGCGGAGGCCGAACGCCGCTGCGCCCGGCTCCTGCGCGAGCGGCTCACCGCACAGCTCGCCGTCCGCGACGCGGACGAGGACCTGCGCACCGTGAGCAACCTGCGCTCGCCCGCGCACTCCGTGCGCCAGGTCTTCACCCTGATGCCGACCGGGACCGCCGAGGAGTGGTCGGCCGTCGCCGAGCGGCTGCGCGCGGTGCCGCGGGCGCTGGAGGGGTACCGGGCCTCCCTCGCCCTCGGTCTCGAACGGAAGCTGTACGGCGGGCCCCGGGCGACGGCCACCTTCGTCGGGCAGATGACGGAGTGGATCGGCGGCGGGCACAGCTGGTTCGAGGAGTTCGTCTCCTCGGGCCCCGCCTCGCTCCGCGTCGAACTGGACGTGGCGGCACGGACCGCGACGCAGGCGCTGGTGGACCTGCGGGACTGGGTGCGGGACGTGTACGCGCCCGCGATCGAGGGCGCGCCGGACACGGTGGGCCGGGAGCGCTACGCCCGCTGGGTCCGCTACTTCAACGGCACCGATCTGGACCTGGACGAGGCCTACGCGTACGGCTGGAGCGAATACCACCGGCTGCTGGCCGAGATGCGGACGGAGGCGGACCGGATCCTGCCGGGCGCCGGCCCCTGGGAGGCGCTGGCCCACCTCGACGACCACGGGACGCACATCGAGGGCGTCGACGAGGTCCGCGAGTGGCTGCAGAGACTGATGGACGAGGCGATCGACGCCCTGGACGGCACCCACTTCGAACTCGCCGAGCGGGTGCGGCGGGTGGAGTCCTGCATCGCCCCGCCGGGCAGCGCCGCGGCGCCGTACTACACCAGCCCCTCGGAGGACTTCTCGCGTCCCGGCAGGACCTGGCTGCCGACCATGGGCGAGACCCGCTTCCCGGTGTACGACCTGGTCTCGACGTGGTACCACGAGGGGGTGCCGGGTCACCACCTCCAGCTCGCGCAGTGGGCGCACGTCGCCGACCAGCTCTCCCGCTACCAGGCCACGGTGGGCACGGTGAGCGCCAACTGCGAGGGCTGGGCGCTGTACGCCGAGCGGCTCATGGACGAACTCGGCCACCTCCCGGACCCCGAGCGCCGGCTCGGCTACCTGGACGCGCAGATGATGCGCGCCTGCCGCGTCATCATCGACATCGGCATGCACCTGGAACTGGAGATCCCCGCCGACTCCCCCTTCCACCCCGGGGAGCGCTGGACGCCCGAGCTGGCGCAGGAGTTCTTCGGCAGCCACAGCGGACGCCCCGCCGACTTCGTGGAGAGCGAGCTGACCCGCTACCTGTCCATGCCGGCCCAGGCGATCGGCTACAAGCTGGGCGAGCGGGCCTGGCTGCTCGGCCGGGAGAACGCCCGCCGCGCCCACGGGGACTCGTTCGACGCCAAGGCGTGGCACATGGCAGCCCTGTCGCAGGGGCCGCTGGGCCTGGACGACCTGGTCGAGGAACTGTCCCGGCTCTGA
- a CDS encoding Lrp/AsnC family transcriptional regulator has product MSGYSPDATDWRILGALQAQGRASFTELAKAVSMSASAVTERVRRLEEAGVIKGYTAVVDPERLGLPILALVRLRYPTGNYKPFHDLLDTTPEIVEAHHVTGDDCFVLKVTARSMRHLEEVSGKIGGLGSVTTSVVYSSPLPSRAISR; this is encoded by the coding sequence ATGAGCGGATATTCACCGGACGCCACGGACTGGCGCATCCTCGGCGCCCTCCAGGCCCAGGGCAGGGCGAGCTTCACCGAACTGGCCAAGGCGGTCTCCATGTCGGCGAGCGCCGTCACGGAGCGCGTGCGCCGGCTGGAGGAGGCCGGTGTCATCAAGGGCTACACGGCCGTGGTCGACCCGGAGCGGCTCGGGCTGCCGATCCTGGCGCTGGTGCGCCTGCGGTACCCGACCGGCAACTACAAGCCGTTCCACGACCTGCTGGACACGACGCCCGAGATCGTGGAGGCGCACCACGTCACGGGCGACGACTGCTTCGTGCTGAAGGTCACCGCGCGCTCGATGCGGCACCTGGAGGAGGTCTCCGGCAAGATCGGCGGCCTCGGCTCGGTGACCACCAGCGTGGTGTACTCCTCCCCACTGCCGAGCCGGGCGATCAGCCGCTGA
- a CDS encoding AAA family ATPase, whose amino-acid sequence MRLHRMSVTAFGPFGGTQEIDFDTLSKAGLFLLHGQTGAGKTSVLDAVCFALYGAVPGARQSPGTSLRSDHAEAGTPTGVTLELTLGERRLEITRNPAQPRPKARGTGFVTERARSRLREWDTAAGRWDALSTSHQEIGEEITQLIGMSREQFCQVVLLPQGDFARFLRADAEARGRLLGRLFDTRRFAAVEERLADLRRAAEAEVRSGDERLLALAHRMAQAAAGAAGDWPAPDHRPGDPGTAGVVLQWAAVARSGAREAYEVAEARAAAAAERYAAARAALDEVRELARLQRRYAETRRRSDALEEARPRHDALAADADRAGRADRVLPALRLRDEAARAHEAALASRERARAQLPPDLAGADAERLTGREHTLRRELGALESARRAEQRSAEITRERAGLDREARADEDALHEASAWLAGWEGRRARHIELIGAAQEAATRAEHLAGRLAGARDRLAAACERDELAARAERDEAGLRTLHTEVNAARAHWLDLKERRLQGIAAELAAALVPGEPCAVCGSAEHPVPARAEAGHVDRATEDAAYEASVRAERTRADAERDLAVIRESHAAAALRARAPGAAAPARERTSHAAVAAPAPGGGPEQAAAPGARGASGGAGTQGGGVPGPRGADSGPAAADLRAAVAELEQRHAEAYATAAGVHAEQEALERGEREHAERLEARRRAERSIAARLSRREAIDREQAAAEAELVRARGGSASVAEHAARLERRVALLAAAAEALRQVDAAEQRLEESGERLAEAARDAGFASPTEAAGAVLGERARREAEAAVESWRTEAAAVAERLAEEDARAAAALPGAVPETAEASAAAAEARTRDAAARLAGARERCAALDRLSADALREVRGLAPVRERYDRVARLAGLTAGTSAENERRMRLESYVLAARLEQVAAAATVRLQRMSSGRYTLVHSDARAGGRRAGLGLHVVDAWTGRERDTATLSGGETFFASLALALGLADVVTDEAGGTRLDTLFVDEGFGSLDEQTLDEVLDVLDSLRERDRSVGIVSHVGDLRRRIPVQLEVVKERSGSAVRLRTGDLPGD is encoded by the coding sequence ATGAGGCTGCACCGGATGAGCGTCACGGCCTTCGGGCCGTTCGGCGGCACCCAGGAGATCGACTTCGACACCCTGTCCAAGGCCGGGCTCTTCCTGCTCCACGGACAGACCGGAGCCGGCAAGACCTCCGTGCTGGACGCCGTCTGCTTCGCCCTCTACGGCGCCGTGCCCGGCGCCCGCCAGAGCCCCGGCACCTCCCTGCGCAGCGATCACGCCGAGGCCGGCACACCCACCGGGGTGACCCTCGAACTCACCCTGGGCGAGCGCCGTCTGGAGATCACCCGCAACCCCGCCCAGCCCCGGCCCAAGGCACGCGGCACCGGATTCGTCACCGAACGCGCCCGCAGCCGGCTGCGCGAGTGGGACACGGCCGCGGGCCGGTGGGATGCGCTGAGCACCTCCCACCAGGAGATCGGCGAGGAGATCACCCAGCTCATCGGCATGAGCAGGGAGCAGTTCTGCCAGGTGGTCCTGCTTCCCCAGGGGGACTTCGCCCGCTTCCTGCGCGCCGACGCCGAGGCCCGCGGCCGTCTGCTCGGCCGCCTCTTCGACACCCGCCGCTTCGCCGCCGTCGAGGAACGCCTCGCCGATCTGCGCCGCGCGGCGGAGGCCGAGGTGCGGTCGGGGGACGAGCGGCTGCTCGCGCTCGCCCACCGGATGGCGCAGGCCGCGGCGGGCGCCGCCGGCGACTGGCCCGCCCCCGACCACCGGCCCGGCGACCCCGGGACCGCCGGGGTCGTGCTCCAGTGGGCGGCCGTCGCCCGCTCCGGGGCGCGCGAGGCGTACGAGGTCGCCGAGGCCCGCGCCGCAGCCGCCGCCGAGCGGTACGCGGCCGCCCGCGCCGCACTCGACGAGGTCCGCGAACTCGCCCGCCTCCAGCGTCGGTACGCCGAGACCCGCCGCCGCTCTGACGCCCTGGAGGAGGCACGGCCCCGCCACGACGCCCTGGCCGCCGACGCGGACCGGGCCGGGCGCGCCGACCGGGTGCTGCCCGCCCTGCGGCTGCGCGACGAGGCCGCCCGTGCCCACGAGGCCGCCCTCGCCTCCCGCGAGCGGGCCCGGGCCCAGCTGCCGCCGGACCTGGCCGGGGCGGACGCCGAGCGGCTCACCGGGCGGGAGCACACCCTGCGGCGGGAGCTGGGGGCGCTGGAGTCCGCCCGCCGGGCGGAGCAACGCAGCGCCGAGATCACCCGCGAGCGCGCCGGTCTGGACCGCGAGGCGCGCGCCGACGAGGACGCCCTCCACGAGGCGTCCGCCTGGCTGGCCGGCTGGGAGGGCCGGCGCGCCCGCCACATCGAGCTCATCGGCGCCGCGCAGGAGGCCGCGACCCGCGCCGAGCACCTGGCGGGCCGCCTCGCGGGCGCCCGCGACCGGCTGGCGGCCGCCTGCGAGCGCGACGAACTCGCCGCCCGCGCCGAGCGTGACGAGGCGGGGCTCCGCACCCTGCACACCGAGGTGAACGCGGCACGGGCGCACTGGCTGGACCTGAAGGAGCGGCGGCTGCAGGGCATCGCCGCCGAGCTCGCGGCCGCGCTGGTGCCCGGCGAGCCGTGCGCGGTCTGCGGTTCGGCCGAACACCCCGTCCCCGCACGGGCGGAGGCCGGCCATGTGGACCGTGCCACCGAGGACGCGGCGTACGAGGCGAGCGTGCGGGCCGAGCGGACCCGCGCCGACGCCGAGCGCGATCTGGCCGTCATCCGCGAGTCCCACGCGGCCGCCGCCCTGCGCGCACGCGCACCGGGCGCGGCGGCACCGGCACGGGAGCGCACCTCGCACGCGGCCGTCGCCGCCCCGGCGCCCGGGGGCGGGCCGGAGCAGGCCGCCGCGCCCGGTGCGCGTGGCGCGTCCGGCGGCGCGGGCACGCAGGGCGGCGGGGTGCCGGGCCCCCGCGGGGCCGACTCCGGACCCGCCGCCGCCGACCTGCGCGCGGCGGTCGCCGAACTGGAGCAGCGCCACGCCGAGGCGTACGCCACCGCCGCCGGGGTGCACGCCGAGCAGGAGGCCCTGGAACGGGGCGAGCGGGAGCACGCCGAACGGCTGGAGGCCCGCCGGCGGGCGGAGCGGTCGATCGCCGCACGTCTCTCGCGGCGCGAGGCGATCGACCGGGAGCAGGCCGCCGCCGAGGCCGAACTCGTCCGTGCGCGCGGCGGATCGGCGAGCGTCGCGGAGCACGCCGCACGCCTGGAACGCCGCGTCGCCCTGCTCGCCGCTGCCGCCGAGGCCCTGCGGCAGGTCGACGCGGCGGAGCAGCGGCTGGAAGAGTCCGGGGAGCGGCTCGCCGAAGCCGCCCGCGACGCCGGTTTCGCGTCGCCCACCGAGGCGGCCGGGGCCGTGCTCGGCGAGCGGGCACGCCGCGAGGCCGAGGCCGCTGTGGAGTCCTGGCGCACGGAGGCGGCCGCGGTGGCCGAGCGGCTGGCCGAGGAGGACGCCCGCGCGGCCGCCGCCCTCCCCGGGGCCGTGCCCGAGACCGCCGAGGCGTCCGCGGCGGCCGCAGAAGCCCGGACGCGGGACGCGGCCGCGCGGCTCGCCGGGGCCAGGGAGCGCTGCGCCGCGCTGGACCGGCTGTCGGCCGACGCGCTGCGCGAGGTACGCGGTCTCGCGCCGGTGCGCGAGCGCTACGACCGGGTGGCCCGGCTGGCCGGCCTCACGGCCGGCACGTCGGCGGAGAACGAGCGCAGGATGCGTCTGGAGTCCTATGTGCTGGCCGCCCGGCTGGAGCAGGTGGCCGCGGCCGCCACCGTGCGGCTCCAGCGGATGTCGTCGGGCCGCTACACCCTGGTGCACTCCGACGCCCGCGCGGGCGGACGGCGTGCCGGTCTCGGACTGCACGTGGTCGACGCCTGGACGGGCCGGGAGCGCGACACGGCGACCCTCTCCGGCGGGGAGACGTTCTTCGCCTCGCTGGCACTGGCGCTCGGTCTCGCCGACGTGGTGACCGACGAGGCGGGCGGCACCCGGCTGGACACCCTCTTCGTGGACGAGGGCTTCGGCAGCCTCGACGAGCAGACGCTGGACGAGGTGCTCGACGTCCTCGACTCGTTGCGCGAACGGGACCGCAGCGTGGGCATCGTCAGCCATGTCGGGGACCTGCGGCGCCGGATCCCCGTCCAGCTGGAGGTCGTCAAGGAGCGCTCCGGGTCGGCGGTGCGCCTGCGGACGGGCGATCTGCCCGGCGACTGA
- a CDS encoding exonuclease SbcCD subunit D, which yields MRLLHTSDWHLGRSLHRVSMLDAQAAFLDHLVAAVREHEVDAVLVSGDVYDRAVPPLAAVELFDDALHRLAAAGVPTVMISGNHDSARRLGVGAGLIERAGIHLRTDPAGCAAPVLLADAHGPVACYGLPYLEPALVRERLGAERTAHEAVLAAAMRSVREDLAGREAGTRSVVLAHAFVAGGQESDSERDITVGGVAAVPAGVFDGVDYVALGHLHGAQTVTDRIRYSGSPLAYSFSEAAHRKTMWLVDLDARGEVTAERIDCPVPRPLARLHGTLGELLDDPRHARHEASFVEATLTDAVRPADPMPRLAARFPHVLSLVFAPERAPEDTADSYARRLRGRSDQQIAEDFVAHVRGGSGPDGDESAVLHGAFDDVRVDAGVREVAG from the coding sequence ATGAGACTCCTGCACACGTCGGACTGGCACCTGGGGCGCTCGCTGCACCGGGTGAGCATGCTCGACGCCCAGGCCGCCTTCCTCGACCACCTGGTGGCCGCGGTCCGCGAGCACGAGGTCGACGCCGTCCTCGTCTCCGGCGACGTGTACGACCGCGCCGTCCCGCCGCTCGCCGCCGTCGAGCTCTTCGACGACGCGCTCCACCGTCTCGCCGCCGCGGGCGTCCCCACGGTGATGATCTCCGGCAACCACGACTCCGCGCGCCGCCTCGGCGTCGGTGCGGGCCTGATCGAGCGGGCCGGCATCCACCTGCGCACCGACCCGGCCGGCTGTGCCGCGCCCGTGCTGCTCGCCGACGCCCACGGGCCCGTCGCCTGCTACGGCCTGCCCTACCTCGAACCGGCCCTGGTGCGGGAGCGGCTCGGCGCCGAACGCACCGCGCACGAGGCGGTGCTGGCCGCCGCCATGCGGTCCGTGCGCGAGGACCTCGCCGGCCGGGAGGCGGGCACCCGCTCCGTGGTCCTCGCCCACGCCTTCGTCGCCGGCGGGCAGGAGAGCGACAGCGAACGCGACATCACCGTCGGCGGAGTCGCCGCCGTCCCCGCCGGCGTCTTCGACGGCGTCGACTACGTGGCCCTCGGCCATCTCCACGGCGCCCAGACCGTCACCGACCGCATCCGCTACTCGGGCTCCCCGCTCGCGTACTCCTTCTCCGAGGCGGCGCACCGCAAGACCATGTGGCTCGTCGACCTGGACGCCCGGGGGGAGGTGACGGCCGAACGGATCGACTGCCCCGTGCCGCGGCCGCTCGCCCGGCTGCACGGCACGCTCGGCGAACTGCTCGACGACCCCCGGCACGCCCGTCACGAGGCGTCGTTCGTCGAGGCCACGCTCACCGACGCGGTGCGCCCCGCGGACCCGATGCCCCGCCTCGCCGCACGCTTCCCGCACGTCCTCAGCCTCGTCTTCGCCCCGGAGCGGGCCCCCGAGGACACCGCGGACTCCTACGCGCGGCGCCTGCGGGGCCGGTCCGACCAGCAGATCGCGGAGGACTTCGTGGCTCACGTCCGCGGCGGCAGCGGACCGGACGGCGACGAAAGCGCCGTGCTGCACGGGGCGTTCGACGACGTCCGGGTGGACGCCGGGGTCCGCGAGGTGGCCGGATGA
- a CDS encoding YigZ family protein has protein sequence MQDQYRTVAREGVHETEINRSRFLCSLAPAATEEEAQAFVARVRAQHPAATHNCFAYVVGADAAVQKASDDGEPGGTAGVPMLQMLLRREVRYTAAVVTRYYGGVKLGAGGLIRAYGGAVGEALDALGTVVRTRFRIVHVTVDHQRAGKVENDLRATGRDVRRVTYADEVAIEVGLPDADVDAFRAWLADATVGTARLEIGGEAYGDA, from the coding sequence ATGCAGGACCAGTACCGGACGGTCGCCCGCGAGGGCGTCCACGAGACCGAGATCAACCGCTCGCGCTTCCTCTGCTCGCTCGCGCCCGCGGCCACCGAGGAGGAGGCCCAGGCGTTCGTCGCCCGCGTCCGCGCGCAGCACCCGGCGGCCACGCACAACTGCTTCGCCTACGTCGTCGGCGCGGACGCCGCCGTGCAGAAGGCGAGCGACGACGGCGAGCCCGGCGGCACGGCCGGTGTGCCGATGCTCCAGATGCTCCTGCGGCGCGAGGTCCGGTACACGGCGGCCGTCGTCACCCGCTACTACGGCGGGGTGAAGCTCGGCGCGGGCGGACTCATCCGCGCCTACGGGGGAGCGGTCGGCGAGGCCCTGGACGCCCTCGGCACCGTGGTCCGCACCCGGTTCCGGATCGTCCACGTCACCGTCGACCACCAGCGGGCCGGCAAGGTCGAGAACGACCTGAGGGCCACCGGCCGCGACGTGCGCCGGGTCACCTACGCCGACGAGGTCGCCATCGAGGTGGGACTGCCCGACGCCGACGTGGACGCGTTCCGGGCGTGGCTCGCCGACGCCACGGTCGGCACGGCCCGGCTGGAGATCGGCGGCGAGGCGTACGGCGATGCCTGA
- a CDS encoding CoA-binding protein — MYADDETIRRILTGTGDTWAVVGLSDNRSRAAYGVAQVLQRFGKRVVPVHPKAETVHGEQGYASLADVPFPVDVVDVFVNSGLAGQVADEAVAAGAKAVWFQLGVVDPEAYARTRQAGLDMVMDRCPAIEIPRLG, encoded by the coding sequence ATGTACGCAGACGACGAGACGATCCGCCGCATCCTCACCGGCACCGGCGACACCTGGGCGGTGGTGGGCCTGTCGGACAACCGGTCGCGCGCCGCGTACGGCGTGGCGCAGGTCCTCCAGCGCTTCGGCAAGCGGGTGGTGCCCGTGCACCCGAAGGCCGAGACGGTCCACGGGGAGCAGGGCTACGCGTCGCTCGCGGACGTCCCGTTCCCCGTCGACGTGGTGGACGTCTTCGTCAACTCCGGCCTGGCCGGGCAGGTGGCGGACGAGGCGGTCGCGGCAGGTGCGAAGGCCGTCTGGTTCCAGCTCGGCGTGGTCGACCCGGAGGCGTACGCCCGCACCCGCCAGGCCGGTCTCGACATGGTGATGGACCGCTGCCCGGCGATCGAGATTCCCCGGCTGGGCTGA